One Eubacteriales bacterium mix99 genomic window carries:
- a CDS encoding FAD-dependent oxidoreductase: MPFKTLLSPIRIGSMEVKNRFVVPPMGTCFANQDATVSQRMIDYYSARAKGGFGLITIEVTAVAPEGEAIKTEPGLWDDKFIPQYRKLIDACHKYGAKVSVQLHHAGRQTNTGIMGEQPVSSSPLPCPICAEIPRELTTEEVYTQIQNFIDAAQRAREAGADAVEIHGAHGYLVAQFMSPYSNKRTDEFGGTFINRMRFPTLIIKGIREQVDANFPIIFRISGDEKITGGRTIAETRAIARLFEELGVNAMHVTASVYGSSQWLWAPTEIKAGYIAELAGEVKKSVSIPVITVGRYTDPFIAEDVLLTGKADMVSFGRQSIADPEMPNKVAGGNLEEIAPCIACHQGCAGNIFDGKPLTCLVNPLAGKEGTRKVKPVSRSKRVMVVGGGPGGLEAAWIMAKRGHQVSLYEKQSVLGGQFRIGAIAPGKGELTAPIAYYRHMCEKYGVVIHLNTEVTAEMVKAEKPDAVVLATGGKPLVPNIPGIDNPRYAHAVDVLQGKVEMGKKVLIVGGGSVGVEVADFLGQYGRHMTIVEMKDEIMEDMHYVHKVGIRERLDKNKVEIITAAKVRKFSDNTVLIEKDGKQTELTGFDNIILAMGVVPYNPLEEQLHGMVPEIYTIGDASKARDALAATEEASSLAVRI; this comes from the coding sequence ATGCCATTCAAAACCTTATTGTCCCCAATCAGGATTGGCAGTATGGAGGTAAAGAACCGCTTTGTCGTTCCGCCCATGGGTACCTGCTTTGCCAACCAGGATGCTACGGTATCCCAGCGAATGATCGACTATTATTCCGCACGCGCCAAAGGCGGCTTCGGACTGATTACCATTGAGGTCACCGCCGTCGCTCCGGAAGGAGAAGCAATTAAAACAGAACCTGGTTTATGGGATGATAAATTTATTCCTCAATACAGGAAACTGATTGATGCCTGTCACAAATATGGAGCAAAGGTTTCCGTCCAGCTGCATCATGCAGGAAGACAAACGAATACAGGAATCATGGGCGAACAGCCTGTTTCTTCCTCGCCGTTGCCCTGCCCGATCTGTGCAGAAATCCCCCGGGAATTAACGACGGAGGAAGTTTATACACAGATACAAAACTTCATTGATGCTGCGCAAAGGGCCCGTGAGGCGGGCGCAGATGCCGTTGAAATTCACGGTGCCCACGGCTATCTGGTTGCTCAGTTTATGTCTCCCTATTCCAACAAGCGCACCGATGAGTTTGGCGGCACCTTTATCAACCGAATGCGCTTCCCCACTCTGATCATCAAAGGCATCCGGGAACAGGTGGATGCAAACTTCCCCATTATCTTCCGTATCAGCGGTGATGAAAAAATCACCGGAGGAAGAACCATAGCCGAAACCCGGGCCATTGCTAGGTTGTTTGAGGAGTTGGGCGTAAATGCCATGCACGTCACAGCCAGCGTATACGGCAGCAGTCAATGGCTTTGGGCTCCAACCGAAATCAAAGCCGGTTACATTGCGGAACTTGCCGGAGAAGTGAAAAAGTCCGTATCCATACCGGTCATTACCGTAGGGCGTTATACGGATCCTTTTATTGCCGAAGATGTATTGCTGACAGGAAAAGCCGACATGGTCTCCTTTGGAAGACAGTCCATCGCCGATCCTGAGATGCCCAACAAAGTAGCCGGAGGCAACCTGGAGGAAATCGCTCCCTGCATTGCCTGTCATCAGGGCTGTGCAGGAAACATCTTTGATGGCAAGCCTTTGACCTGCCTGGTCAATCCCCTTGCCGGCAAGGAAGGTACGCGCAAGGTGAAACCGGTATCCAGGTCCAAACGAGTCATGGTGGTCGGCGGCGGACCCGGCGGTCTGGAAGCAGCGTGGATTATGGCGAAGCGCGGACATCAGGTAAGCCTGTACGAAAAGCAAAGTGTATTGGGAGGACAGTTCCGCATTGGTGCAATTGCTCCCGGAAAGGGCGAGCTGACTGCACCGATAGCATACTACCGGCACATGTGTGAGAAATACGGCGTAGTAATTCACTTGAATACGGAAGTTACCGCAGAAATGGTCAAAGCTGAAAAACCCGATGCTGTGGTCCTGGCTACAGGCGGTAAACCTCTGGTTCCCAATATACCCGGTATCGACAATCCAAGGTATGCTCATGCGGTGGATGTTCTCCAGGGTAAAGTTGAAATGGGCAAAAAAGTCCTGATTGTCGGAGGCGGCAGTGTTGGCGTAGAGGTAGCTGATTTCCTGGGCCAGTATGGACGGCATATGACCATTGTCGAAATGAAGGACGAAATTATGGAAGATATGCATTATGTTCATAAAGTCGGAATAAGGGAACGTCTGGATAAGAACAAGGTGGAAATCATTACCGCTGCCAAAGTACGTAAGTTCTCAGATAACACGGTTCTGATTGAAAAGGATGGAAAGCAAACCGAATTAACGGGCTTTGACAACATCATTTTAGCTATGGGCGTTGTTCCCTATAATCCTCTTGAAGAACAGCTCCATGGCATGGTTCCGGAGATTTACACCATCGGCGACGCCAGCAAAGCACGGGATGCGCTGGCTGCTACAGAAGAAGCTTCGAGCCTTGCAGTTAGAATTTAA